A segment of the Agarivorans albus genome:
AATAAAAATGGCAGGGCGGAGTTGAAAAAGCCCAAGATGAAGTAGTGCCGCCAGTGCTGCATAAGCTGCAGTTTCTTTTTTAAGAAATAGCCTACAACCAATAAAAACAATGCCGCAAAACCCACCCGCAACTCTATCAGCATGGCGGGGCCAAGCACTGGCGCAGCAATGCGCATAAACAAAAACGAACTTCCCCAAATCGCCGAGAGCAACAACAAGCGAATAACACTGGCTAGTTCCATTTAGCTTCCCTAATCCTTAAATCAAAAATGCAGTGTGCAACAAACTAAAATAACAAGCGACCCGATAATTGCTCACAACAAAAAAAAGCCACCCAAGGGTGGCTTTTAGCAAGTAAGCAAACAGCTTAGCGAGCGGCTTTAATATGGTCAGCAATTAAGAATGCCAACTCTAAAGCTTGGTCTGCATTTAAGCGTGGGTCACAGTAGGTGTGGTAACGCTGGGCTAAATCATGTTCAGTGATCTGGAAAGCACCACCGACACATTCGGTCACGTTACGGCCAGTCATTTCAAAGTGAACACCACCCGCGTAAGTGCCTTCGGCTTTATGAATTTGGAAGAACTGCTGAACTTCACGTAGTACGTCATCTACGCGGCGCGTTTTGTAACCATTTGGCGCTTTAATGGTATTGCCGTGCATTGGATCTGAGCTCCACACCACGTTTTTACCTTCGCGCTCAACCGCTTGAATTAACGCAGGTAAGTGGTCTGCCACTTTATCTGCGCCCATACGTACGATTAAGTTCAAACGACCCGCTTCGTTGTTCGGGTTAATAATATCGATAATGCGTAATAGCTCTTCTGGATCAGTAGTAGGGCCGGCTTTAAGGCCAATCGCATTTTCTACGCCACGTAAGAACTCGATGTGAGCATGGTCGATTTGACGAGTACGATCGCCAATCCATAACATGTGTGCCGAACAGTCGTACCACTTACCAGTAAGGCTGTCACAACGTGTTAAAGCTTGCTCGTAAGGAAGCAACAAAGCTTCGTGCGAAGTGTACAAGTTGGTTTCACGCAACTGAGGCGCAGTAGCTGGGTTAATACCACAGGCGCTCATAAAGGCCAGTGACTCTTCAATGCTGCCAGCTAATGCTTCGTAACGCTCACCTAGTGGGCTTTTCTTAATGAAGTCCAAGTTCCATTTATGAACCTGGTTTAAATCGGCTAAACCACCTTGAGCAAAGGCACGTAGCAAGTTCAAGGTTGAAGTTGATTGGTTGTAAGCTTCGATCATACGCTGCGGATCAGGCACACGACTTTTCTCGTTAAAGTCGATGGCGTTGATGATGTCACCACGGTAAGAAGGCCAGCTTTCACCATTAATGGTTTCCATGTCTTCACTACGCGGCTTAGCAAACTGGCCAGCAATACGGCCAATTTTAACCACTGGTTTTTGACCACCAAAGGTTAACACCACTGCCATTTGCATTAGCGCTTTAAAGGTATCGCGAATATGACTGGTACGGAACTCATCAAAACTCTCAGCACAATCACCACCTTGTAGTAAAAATGCTTCACCCTTGGCTACTTTGGCTAAGTCTTCACGTAAAGCGCGTGCTTCACCAGCAAAAACTAGCGGCGGCTGATCAGCCAAATACTTCTCGGTTTGTTGAAGCTTTTCTTGATCAGGGTAAGTAGGTAATTGTTTTACTGGTTTGTCTCTCCAGCTTGAGGGTGTCCATTGCGTCATGTTGCGTTCCCGAGAGTGCTCTAAAAACTCCCATAATAGGCATTCTAGAGCGCATGAAAAGCGCTAATTTTAGTTTTTTTATGCGAGCTTAATTTTTTATTACTTCAGCGCAACAATAAAACGTAAATAACAACAAAAAAAAACAACTGAAACAGCTCACATTTTCATACAAATCTACGCTTTGGCCCATAGGGAGGGCACTGCACATTTGTTAACATGATCAACAAGATAACCACTTCTATGAAACCTATGAAACAAGCATCAGCAACCTTAAAAGACGTAGCCAAAGTAGCAGGCGTATCTCATCAAACGGTAGCTCGCGTGGTGAGAAAGTCACCCAAAGTTGCTGAAAAGACACGTATTAAAGTTGAGAAAGCCATTGCCGACTCTGGCTACTTGCCAAATCGCATGGCTCAGCAGCTGGCTCGAAGAAAATCTCTCACGCTGGGTTTTGTCTCAATTGATATCTCCTTACACGCTATTTCGAAAATTGCAGAAGGCATTCGTAAAGAAGCAGCGAAGCAAGGTTTCACCTTATCAATCTCAACCATGAATGAGCTAAATCCAGATGCTTGCAACCAAGCTATCGACGAACTGCTTGGTCAACAGGTTGATGGTTTGATCATTAATACCTCGGTGACCCACACGATGATCAAACAGATTCTAGAACGCGGCAATTTGCCCCCTTGCATCTTCATCGACTTTGATAAAACCAGCGAAGCCTTGCAGGTATCTCATGATCAAGTTGGCGGGGCTAGCCTCGCTGCGCAGCACCTTATCGATTTAGGCCATACCAAGATCGCCCTAATTAACGGTGCAGAAGACACCTGTGTGGCTCATTGGCGTGAAACAGGTTGGTTAAACACCTTAGAAAATGCCGGGCTTAAACCGGTACACACCATTCATGGTAAATGGAATGCTCGTAGCGGTTATCAAGCTACGATAGATTTGCTCGATGCTGGCCACGATTTTACAGCGCTACTGGTGGCTAATGATGAGATGTGCTTAGGTGTGTTACGCGCCCTAAATGAGCGCCACATTAAAGTGCCAGAAGACATATCAGTAGTGGGCTTTGATAACCACGAAGACAGTGAGTTTTATAACCCGCCGCTTACCACTGTTGCGCAAGACTGCCTAGAACTGGGTGAAAAATCGGTAAGTTTATTGATGCAACGAATGAAAGAGCAAGCACCCGAGCAAGCACAAGTGTTATTGCCAACTCACTTGGTGCAACGCCAAAGCACAGCGCCAGTAAAATCTTAAGGTCTTTAGCGAAGGACTTAGCGCTTAACTAAGGCTGTTTCATTGGCAAACCGCGGCTACGTTTTGTGTGCTCGCCATATACACGCGCCCAACCTCAGTTGTTCAAATTGAGCCTTAAACGAAGAATTCAACGGGCTACATGCATACAAGCCAAACCTGACCGAACAGCTTGCAGCAGCCGGCGGATCGCTTTGCTCCGCTGAGGTAGCCCCAAGTTGATGCAAGTGAAAAATCCGCATTTGCTGATAGTTAACACCGTCTTTAGCATACTCAATTAAAAAGTCTGGCCCGCGACGACTTAAGCGATACCAAATGTGTTGTGGAGTTGCGATGTCTGTCGTGGCCCAATCGGAATAACCTAAGTTAGTGACCACCGATCCCAGCCGCGATAAGTTAGCTGTTTCATACTCAATAGAAGCTTTAAA
Coding sequences within it:
- a CDS encoding class II 3-deoxy-7-phosphoheptulonate synthase, with the translated sequence MTQWTPSSWRDKPVKQLPTYPDQEKLQQTEKYLADQPPLVFAGEARALREDLAKVAKGEAFLLQGGDCAESFDEFRTSHIRDTFKALMQMAVVLTFGGQKPVVKIGRIAGQFAKPRSEDMETINGESWPSYRGDIINAIDFNEKSRVPDPQRMIEAYNQSTSTLNLLRAFAQGGLADLNQVHKWNLDFIKKSPLGERYEALAGSIEESLAFMSACGINPATAPQLRETNLYTSHEALLLPYEQALTRCDSLTGKWYDCSAHMLWIGDRTRQIDHAHIEFLRGVENAIGLKAGPTTDPEELLRIIDIINPNNEAGRLNLIVRMGADKVADHLPALIQAVEREGKNVVWSSDPMHGNTIKAPNGYKTRRVDDVLREVQQFFQIHKAEGTYAGGVHFEMTGRNVTECVGGAFQITEHDLAQRYHTYCDPRLNADQALELAFLIADHIKAAR
- a CDS encoding DUF1349 domain-containing protein, whose translation is MMKDFSQGQWINRPKQFVLEETQLVIETEANTDFWQRSYYGFRNDNAPALLIERADNFSLSVKVSFNYQAQFDQAGVIIYLNDENWFKASIEYETANLSRLGSVVTNLGYSDWATTDIATPQHIWYRLSRRGPDFLIEYAKDGVNYQQMRIFHLHQLGATSAEQSDPPAAASCSVRFGLYACSPLNSSFKAQFEQLRLGACIWRAHKT
- a CDS encoding LacI family DNA-binding transcriptional regulator — translated: MKQASATLKDVAKVAGVSHQTVARVVRKSPKVAEKTRIKVEKAIADSGYLPNRMAQQLARRKSLTLGFVSIDISLHAISKIAEGIRKEAAKQGFTLSISTMNELNPDACNQAIDELLGQQVDGLIINTSVTHTMIKQILERGNLPPCIFIDFDKTSEALQVSHDQVGGASLAAQHLIDLGHTKIALINGAEDTCVAHWRETGWLNTLENAGLKPVHTIHGKWNARSGYQATIDLLDAGHDFTALLVANDEMCLGVLRALNERHIKVPEDISVVGFDNHEDSEFYNPPLTTVAQDCLELGEKSVSLLMQRMKEQAPEQAQVLLPTHLVQRQSTAPVKS